The nucleotide window GAGCGAAGCTATAACCCGTTCCCCGATAGACGAATCCATAATATTCTTTAACGCGTCTAATGAGTGAAGTGTCTCGGTTCCCAGCACCACAAAATCAAAGCCCTGTTTGATGAGCCTCACAGCGTCGTCGAGGGTTGCAGCACCAGCGTCAATCATCATCGTGAAGTTAAATTTCTGCTTAATCTCCCACAACACTCCACTGTTATCTCCTGAG belongs to Nitrososphaerota archaeon and includes:
- a CDS encoding phosphoribosylformimino-5-aminoimidazole carboxamide ribotide isomerase, with the protein product MIPVIDILGGEVVHAVAGERHHYKPIKSVLVDSSNPIQVARAFKEKLARTFLYVADLDAIMGSGDNSGVLWEIKQKFNFTMMIDAGAATLDDAVRLIKQGFDFVVLGTETLHSLDALKNIMDSSIGERVIASL